The window CCGACCCGTGAGCTCGTCAACCAGATCGCCACCAATCTCAAGCTCTTCGTCAGGAAGACGCCGCTTAAGATCGGCGTCGTGGTCGGCGGCGTCTCGATCAACAGGCAGACCGAACAGCTCGCCCGCGGCGTCGACATTCTCGTCGCGACCCCCGGCCGACTGCTCGATCTCGTCGCCCGTAAGGCGGTGACGCTGACCCAGGGCCGCTACCTCGTTCTCGACGAGGCCGACCAGATGCTTGATCTCGGCTTCATTCACGACCTTCGCAAGATCTCCAAGCTCGTGCCGAAGACCCGCCAGACGCTGCTCTTCTCCGCGACCATGCCGAAGCAGATTGCGGAACTCGCCCATGAATATCTGACCGATCCGGTGAAGGTCGAAGTGACCCCCCCGGGCAAGGCCGCCGACAAGATCGAGCAATATGTCCATTTCGTGCCGGGCAAGGACCTGAAGACGCAGATCCTCAAGCAGTCGCTGACCGCCAATCCCGATGGCCTGTCGCTGATCTTCAGCCGCACCAAGCATGGGGCAGAGAAGCTGATGAAGCATCTCGACCATGTGGGCTTCAAGGCCGCTTCGATCCATGGCAACAAGAGCCAGAGCCAGCGCGAACGGGCCCTCAAGGCCTTCCGCGACGGCGAAATCCGCGTCCTTGTCGCGACCGATGTCGCCGCCCGCGGCATCGACATCACCGGCGTCACCCACGTCTACAACTACGACCTGCCGGAAGTGCCGGACGCCTATGTGCACCGCATCGGCCGCACCGCCCGCAACGGCCGCGACGGCATCGCCATCGCCTTCTGCGCGCCGGATGAAATCCGCCTGCTGCGCGACATCGAGAAGCTGACGGGCATTGAGATCGCAGTCGCTAGCGGCGAGGCGCCGGCCGACCAGGCTCGCCCGTCGAAGGGACGCGGCGGACGCGGCAATGGCCAGAACCGCGGCAATGGCGGCGGCCCGCGCCAGGACAAGGCCCCCCGCCAGAAACGCCCGGCGCGCGAAGCGGCAGTTGGTTTTGCCGGCGACGAGCTCCTGCTCGAAGACCGCCCGCAGAAGCACGCGCGGCGCGACCAGCGTGCGACGGGCCACGGACATCATGACGGTCGTGCGGAAGGCAATCGCAACCACGAGGCCAAGAAGCACCATCACGGTCGCCCGGGACCGCAAGACAGCCGCCGCGGCCCCAGCGACGGCAATCGCCGTCAGGACGTGCGCCGCGCCGGTAAGGGCAGCCGTCAGGCCTAGCGCATCGGCCCGAAAATCGAATTTTCGGAAAGCTCGATGCGCGGATTCAAAGAGTTACAGCACCGCGCGTCTGAAAAGACGCGCGGCGCTGCAAACAGGAACCCGGCCGCATTCGGCCGGGAGCCCTCATTCTTCTCTATCGCCTCAGGCAGCGGCAGCCTTGCCGGTCTGCCCTTCGGAAGCTCCCTCGCTTTCGCTCTTGCGGTTGGTGAGGTAGACACCCGTCACGGCAATGACCGTACCGACGATCATCGGCCAGGTGAGTGCCTCGCCCAGAAGGAGCGCCGCCTCAACGGCCGCGAGCGGCGGCACCAGATAGATCAGCGATGCGGCGCGAGAGACCTGACCGCGGCGGATGAGATAAAGCAGGAGCGCGATCGCGCCCATTGACAGGCCGAGGACCGACCAGGCGAGCGCGGCGACAAGTTCGACGCTCCAGGTCACGCGCATATCCTCGAGCATCAGGGCTAAGGGCACAGTGACGATCAAGGCGCCGGCATATTGCAGCGTCGCGATCGCCCGGATGTCGCCGGTCTGCAGGTGCCGCTTCTGGTAAAGCGTGCCATAGGTGACCGCACCCATGCCGAGCACATTCACCGCCACCGGAAAAAGATTGATGTCGGTGTCGATCGCCAGCACCTTCGGCAGCACCGCAAGCGCGATGCCGGAGAAGCCGAGCACGATCCCCAGCCGCTGCACCCGGGTAATATTTTCGCCGATCAGGTAAGGCGCCACGGCCGCGGTCATCAGGGGCTGCAGGCCGGCGATAATGCCGGAGATGCCTGCGGGCACGCCTTCGCCGATCGCCCACCATATCGCACCCAGATAGAGCCCGTGGAGAAACACGCCGGAGATCACCGCATGGCCGATCATGTTCCACGAGCGCGGCCAGCGCGCGCCGGTCGCGGCACAGAAGCCGATGAAGAGCAGGATGGCGATGCTGTAGCGCATCGCGAGGAAGGTCAGCGGTTCGGCGAAAAAGGCCGCGTATTTCGCAACCACCCAGCCCGTGGACCAGAGCAGCACGAAGACGGCCGGAGCCAGGCGGGCAAGCAACATCGGCGTTTTCCTGAAGCAAGGCGGATCGAGGCCCGCAGGAGACTCGTACTTATGGCGGTAGAGCGCACGCCTCGCCTGGTCAAAGCAATTTTTCTGATGGCTGCAATCAGCGAATCGGAACCATCAGCCGCAGCGAGGATGCTGCCGGAGAGATAAAGCCTGCCTCGTACTCCTCGCGATAGTGCAGATGGCCGGTGTCGGCCGCGTATCCAGTGGCGGCGATCCAATCGAACATCTTGCGGTACTGGACAAAGACATCGCCATCTTCGGGGCGGTGCATCGTCGTTGCAAAGCGCATGGCTGGCAGATCCAGGTGCTCCGGATCAGCGAAAGTCGTACGACTCTCGCCGGCATAGCCGACGAGATAACGGAAACCATCCGTCCGGACATCCCAGGCGAGCCCGATCAGAGCGGAGTGATCCTTTGGGTGGCTTCGCCGCCGATGCTCCTGCGCTTCCGCGATCAGCCGGTGGATGGCGCCGTCGGCCGCGTCGACGAATGTTCCTTCCCAGAGTCGTCCGGTGATCCGTTGCGCCGGCCTTTCCGCAATCTCGTATTTTGCTTCCATCGTGCCTGCTCCGGTTGGCGAGCGATAAACATCGTACACTTCACAGCGCTGTGCGTCTTATCCCGACGTGAATCGCTCATGCAGTAGACTGCTCCGTTTCAACGAAAGACCGAAATGGGCTCAATTGTTTCAAGGGCGGATCGTCGGGCCACCTCACCCGGTCTGATAAAAATTGCGGCATTTGCCCGGTTGACGACCGCGTGTTGGAATCGGCAGCCGCACGAAACGTGGGTTGCAGCGGTGACGAGCACGGCGGGGCGAGGCAAAACGCTTTCGACTCAGTCGGCGCCAGCCCGAAATTTCTTCGCCGGCGAACGTGCACGCTTCTTGCATTGCGTCAAACGATGTACTCAAATGGTCGCAAAATAAGGGGACCACGCCTTTGGCATTTGACGAAATGATGAATGCGGACACCAGCCCGCGCCAGCCATATTCGACCTACCATGAATGGTATGCCAGCCAGGACCGAAACCGGCTCATAGCGAAATCGAAGGAAGCCGAGAACATCTTCCGTAAGACGGGCATCACCTTTGCGGTCTACGGACATGCGGAATCCTCCGAGAAGCTCATTCCCTTCGATCTCATTCCCCGCATCATTTCCGGCCGCGAATGGCGCAGGCTCGCCCAGGGCATCGAACAGCGGGTGATCGCGCTCAACGCCTTCCTCGACGACATCTATCACAAGCAGGAGATCATCCGTGCCGGCCGCATTCCGCGCGAGTTGATCGAGAAGAACGAAGCCTTCCTGCCGCAGATGATCGGCATCCGTCCGCCGGGCGGCGTCTATACGCACATCGTCGGCACCGACATCGTCCGCACCGGCGAGGACCAGTTCTATGTGCTGGAGGACAATGCCCGCACGCCGTCCGGCGTCAGCTACATGCTGGAAAACCGGGAAACCATGATGCAGATGTTCCCGGAGCTGTTCCACCAGAACCGCGTGCGGCCGGTGGAAAACTATCCCTATCTGCTGCGCCAGAGCCTGGCCTCGCTCGCCCCGCCCGGCTGCGCCGGCAGGCCGCGCGTCGCCGTCCTGACCCCCGGCATCTACAACTCCGCCTTCTACGAGCACGCCTTCCTCGCCGACATGATGGGCGTCGAGCTGGTCGAGGGTTCGGACCTGCGCGTCATCGACGGCAAGGTGAAGATGCGCACGACCCGCGGCTACGAGGCGATCGACGTGCTCTATCGCCGCGTCGACGACGATTTCCTCGACCCCTTGACGTTCCGCCCGGATTCCGCGCTCGGCATTCCGGGCATCATGGACGTTTATCGCGCCGGTAATATCACCATCGCCAATGCGCCCGGCACCGGCATTTCCGACGACAAGGCGATCTATTCCTACATGCCGGAGATCGTCGAGTTCTATACCGGCCGCAAGCCGCTGCTCGAAAACGTGCCGACCTGGCGCTGCTCCGAACCGCAGAGCCTTAAATATGTGCTCGAGCATCTGGAGGAACTCGTCGTCAAGGAAGTGCATGGCTCGGGCGGCTACGGAATGCTCGTCGGGCCGACGGCGACGAAAAGGGAACGCGCCGCCTTCGCTGAGAAGCTGAAGGAGCGCCCCGGCAACTACATCGCGCAGCCGACATTGTCGCTCTCGACCGTTCCGATCCTCGTCAACAAGGGCATTGCGCCACGGCACGTGGACCTGCGTCCTTACGTCCTCGTCTCCGACAAGGTGCAGATCATTCCAGGCGGCCTGACGCGGGTCGCGCTGAAGGAGGGCTCGCTGGTGGTGAATTCAAGCCAGGGCGGCGGCACGAAGGATACCTGGGTACTGGAGGACTGAGGCCATGTTGGGAAGAACTGCGAACGGCCTCTACTGGATGTTCCGCTACATCGAACGCGCAGAGAACGGCGCCCGCCTCATCGATGCGGGCCTGCGCATGTCGCTGACGCGCAGCGAAGCGACGGAGGACGACTGGGAAGGCGTACTGCAGAGCGCCGGCGTGCGCGAGCTTTACGACCAGGTACACGACAGGCTGACGAGCAGCGACGCCATCGACTTCCTCCTGCGCGACCGCGCCAACCCGTCGAGCGTCATGTCCTGCATCGAGGCGGGCCGACACAATGCCCGCATGGTCCGCACGGCGCTGACCCGCGAGACCTGGGAAGCGACCAACGAATGCTGGATCGCGATGAAGGAGAGCCTCGCCAGGAAGGTGCGGCCCGCAGACATGCCCGAGGTCATCGATGGCATCAAGCGGCGCACCGGCCTCATCCGCGGCGCCTTCCACGGCACGATGCTCCGAAACGAAATCTTCAACTTCTCACGCATCGGCACCTTCATCGAGAGGGCGGACAACACAGCCCGAATTCTCGACGTGAAATATTATGTTCTGCTCCCGGCGGTGTCCGCCGTCGGCTCGTCTATGGACAATGTGCAATGGGAATCGATCCTGCGCTCGGTTTCTGCGCACCGCGCCTATGGCTGGGTCTACGATGCCGAGCTCAAGCCGGCGAATATCGCCGACTTCCTGATCTCGAACGGCCGCATGCCGCGCTCGCTCGCCTATTGCTACGAGAAGATCGCCAGCAATCTCGGCTATCTCGCGCGCGAATATGGCGAGAAGCACGCGGCTCACGAGACGGCGGAGCAGACGCTCACGTCCCTGCGCAGCCGCTCGATCAAAGACATCATGGACCGGGGCCTGCACGAATATCTGGAAGAGTTCATCAGCCACAACAACCGTCTGGGACAGGAAATCACCGACGGCTACCGGTTCTACAACTGAGGCTCGGGAGAATGGCATGTACCTGAAAATCAGCCACACGACCGAGTATCACTATGACCAGCCGGTGCCCTACGCCCTGCAGCGGCTGCGCCTGACGCCGACGAGCCAGCCCGGTCAGACGGTTCTAAACTGGCGGACGCTCGTCGAGGGCGCCGTCGTCGAGGTCGCCTATGACGACCACTTCGGCAACCGCACCCATCTCGTCAGCGTCGACGCCAACCGGACGAGCTTCCGCATAGAGGCGAGCGGCGAAGTCGACACCGACGACAAGGCCGGCGTCTTCGGCGCACACCAATCCTACGTGCCGTTATGGCTCTACCTGCGTGAGACGCCGCTCAGCAAGCCCGGCAAGCGCATTCGTGAATTGGCGAAATCGGCCACGGGCAAGACGGATCTCGACCGCATGCACGCACTCATGGCGATGGTCCATGAGAGCGTCGAATACGGGACGGGCGAGACCCACGTCGAAACCCGTGCCGAAGAGGCGCTGGAGCGCGGCAAGGGCGTGTGCCAGGACCACGCCCAGATTCTCATCTCCGCCGCGCGCACTCTCGGCCTGCCCGCCCGTTACGTCTCCGGCTATCTGATGGTGGAAGGCCATCCCGAGCAGACCGCAAGCCATGCCTGGGCCGACGTCCATCTGGCCGGTCTCGGCTGGGTCGGTTTCGACGCCGCCAACAAGATCTGCCCGGACGACCGCTATGTCCGCGTCGCCTCCGGCCTCTGCTACCGGGATGCGGCCCCGGTCTCAGGCCTCTTTCACGGCGCTGCCCGCGAGACGCTGAAGGTGGCCGTGACGGTTGAGCGGCAACAGCAGGCGCAAAGCCAGAGCCAGGGAAACCAGAGCCAGACGCAAAGCCAGTGAGGCGAAAGTATTGGCTCGGTCAGCCCCTCATCCGCCTGCCCGTCCTCCGCAGCAGCTGCGGAGGGTGGACCGGCACCTCCCCGCAAGCGGAGAGAGAGATAGTTCTCGGGTTAAACCCAAAGAGAGGGGCCAATTTGGAAGTGAAGCGAAAGTCAACTCGCCTTCGCCTCACGTCCATCAATGGCTGTCACGGTCCATTGGGATGCGGTCACCACGCGCCCCGACTAGAAAATCGAGGTCGGCGCCGGTGTCGGCCTGCATGACCGTCTTGATATAGAGGCCGCCATAGCCGCCGACGAGCGGCGTAACCGGCGAGACCCAGGCTTCCCGGCGGCGGGCCAACTCCTCGTTAGAAACATGGAGATGCAGGGAGCGGTTCGGGATATCGACCTCGATGATGTCGCCGTTCTCGACCAGCGCCAGCGGTCCGCCCTCAGCGGCTTCCGGTGCCGTGTGGAGGATGACGGTGCCGTAGGCGGTGCCCGACATGCGCGCGTCCGAAATCCGGATCATGTCGGTAATGCCCTTCTTCAGGACCTTCGGCGGCAGACCCATATTGCCGACTTCGGCCATGCCGGGATATCCCTTGGGGCCGCAATATTTCAGCACCATGATAGAGTTCTCGTCGATGTCGAGATCGTCGCGGTTGATGCGGGCGTGATAGTCCTCGATGCTTTCGAAGACGACCGCCCGGCCCTTGTGCTGCATCAGGTGCGGCGATGCCGCCGACGGCTTCAGCACGGCACCGCGCGGCGCCAGATTGCCGCGCAGAACGGCAATGCCGCCCGACTTGGTCAGCGCCTTTTCCTTGGGCAGGATTACATCCTCGTTATAGTTGGCGACACCCTTGACGTCGTTCCAGATCGTGTCGCCGCTGACGGTGATCGCATCATTGTGCAGGAGTCCCATTTCGGCCACCGCCTTGATCACCACCGGCAAGCCACCGGCATAATAGAACTCCTCCATCAGATATTTGCCGGAGGGCTGCAGGTTGACGATCGTCGGTACATCGCGGCCGAGCCGGTCCCAGTCGTCGAGCGAGAGATCGACGCCGACGCGGCCGGCAAGTGCCAGCAGGTGCAGGACGGCATTGGTCGAGCCGCCGACGGCGCCATTGACGCGAATGGCGTTTTCGAAGGCCTCTTTCGTCAGGATGTCGGAGGGTTTCAGGTCCTCCTTGACCATCTCGACGATGCGGCGGCCGGTGAGCTGTGAGATCACCCGGCGGCGCGCATCGACGGCGGGAATCGCCGCATTGCCGGAGAGCGTCATTCCGAGCGCTTCGGCCATGGACGCCATGGTCGAAGCCGTGCCCATGGTCATGCAGCTTCCCGCCGAACGGGCCATGCCCTGTTCGGCATCCATGAACTCCTCCAGCGTCATTTCGCCGGACTTGACCATCTCCGAGAACTGCCAAACCGCCGTACCGGAGCCGACATCCTTGCCGCGCCACTTGCCATTGAGCATCGGACCGCCCGAGACGACGATCGCCGGGATATCGACGCTCGCAGCACCCATCAGGAGGCTGGGCGTGGTCTTGTCGCAGCCGCCGAGCAGCACGACGCCGTCGACCGGATTGCCACGGATCGCCTCCTCGACATCCATCGCCGCGAGATTGCGGAACATCATCGCCGTCGGGCGAAGCGTGCTCTCGCCGGTCGAGAAGACCGGGAACTCAACCGGGAAGCCGCCCGCCTCGTAGACCCCGCGCTTCACCCGCTCGGCAAGATCCCGCAAATGCGCGTTGCAGGGGGTGAGCTCGGACCAGGTGTTGCAGATGCCGATGATGGGCCGCCCGTCGAAAGTGTCGGCGGGGAGTCCCTGGTTCTTCATCCAGGAGCGATGCATGATGGCGTTCTTGCCCGTACCGCCGAACCAATCCTGGGAACGCAATTTGCGCGGCCACTCAGCTTTCTTCTTCATCTCTTCTTCCTTAAGGCCCGCGGGCGGGCGGAAACGGGCTGGCCTGCTGCATCCCTTAAATCGGCTCGATCTCTGGAACATGCAGCAATTCAAAGGGCGACACGTCTGACAAGACGTGCGGCGCTGTGGGCCGGGATACGGAGTTCCTCCCGCACCCGGCCCAGTCGATCAGGCCAGCGTGTAGGCTGTCTTGACGGTCGTGTAGAATTCGGCGGCGTATTTGCCCTGTTCGCGCGGGCCGTAGGAAGAGCCCTTGCGGCCGCCGAAGGGCACGTGGAAATCGACGCCGGCCGTCGGCAGGTTGACCATCACCATGCCGGCTTCGGAATTGCGCTTGAAATGCGTCGCATGCCGGAGGCTCGTCGTGGCGATGCCGGAGGAGAGCCCGAAGGGCGTGTCGTTGGCGACGGCGAGCGCCTCGTCATAGTCCTTGACGCGGATGACCGCGGCGACCGGGCCGAAGATCTCCTCGCGGCTGATGCGCATCTGGTTGGTCGCCTCGGTGAACAGCGCCGGCTGCAGGTAGAAGCCGGGCGTGTCGCGCCTGATCAGCTCGCCGCCGAAGGCGAGCTGCGCCCCTTCCTGCTGACCGATGGCGATATAGTCGGTGTCCTGGCTCAACTGGCCCTGGTCGACCACCGGTCCGATATGGGTGCCGGCCTTCAGCGCATCGTCGACGACGAGGCCCTGCATGCGCGCGGTCATCGCCGCGACGAACCTGTCGTGGATGCCCTCGGTGACGATGATGCGCGACGAGGCCGTGCAGCGCTGGCCGGTCGAGAAGAAGGCGGAGTTGACCGCCGCTTCGACGGCGACCGACAGATCGGCGTCGTCGAGCACGACGAACGGGTTCTTGCCGCCCATCTCCAGCTGAAACTTGCGATTGTGCTCGACCGAGGCGAGCGCCACGCGCTTGCCGGTGGCGGTCGAGCCGGTGAAGGTGATCGCCTGGATGTCCGGGCTGTCGAGCATCGCCTGGCCGACGACCGAGCCCTTGCCCATGACGAGGTTCAGCACGCCCTTCGGCAGGCCGGCGCGGTGCAGGATGTCGACGATCGCCCAAGAGCAGCCCGGCACCAGTTCCGCCGGTTTGAAGACGACGGTGTTGCCGTAGGCGAGCGCCGGCGCAATCTTCCAGGCGGGAATGGCGATCGGGAAATTCCAGGGGGTGATGATGCCGACGACGCCGACCGGTTCGCGGGTGATCTCGACGCCGATGTTCGGGCGCACCGAGGGGATGACCTCGCCGGCCAGCCGCAGGCACTCGCCGGCGAAGAACTCGAAGATCTGGCCGGCGCGCACCGTCTCGCCGATGCCTTCGGCAAGCGTCTTGCCCTCCTCGCGCGACAAGAGCCGCCCGAGTTCGTCCTTGCGCGCCATGATCTCGTCGGCGGTTTTCTTGAGGATCGCATGGCGCTCGAGGATGCCGGAGCGCGACCAGGCCGGAAAGGCCGCCTTTGCCGCGGCGATTGCGGCCTTCGCATCCTCGGCGCTCGCACGGGCATATTCGCCGACGACGTCATTGGTGTTCGACGGATTGATGTTGGCAATGCCGTCGCTGCCGACCCATTCGCCGGCAATCAGGTTCTGGTGAAGTGTCATGGCTTCAGCCTCCTTGTCTTGTCGCAAGCGACCGCCCGTCGCGGCCAGCCGTCTTTTACATGTCAGAGCTGATGGATGGCGATTTCTTCTTCCTCGGAGATCGCCAGCGGGTTGCGCAACGCCAGACCAAAGCCCTCGGCCTCGATCTCGAAAACGTCGTCCGCCTCCGTGCGGATGCCGTCGCCGAAGGAGAGCGTCGCGGTTCCGAACATGTGCACATGCACGTCGCCCGGCACGCGGAAGAGCTCATATTTGAAGTGGTGATACTCGAGATTGGCGAAGCTGTGGGACATGTTCGCCTCACCGGAAAGGAAGGGCTTTTCCCACAGGACCTTGCCGCCGCGCAGGATTCGCGAGGTGCCGCGGATGTCGTCGGGCGCGGCGCCGATGCGGATCTCCGGACCGAAGCTCGCCTGCCTCAATTTCGAGTGTGCCAGCCACAGATAATTGACCCGCTCGGTCTTGTGGTCGGAAAACTCATTGGCGACCGCAAAGCCGAGGCGATAGGGCACGCCCTCGTCGGAAATGACGTAAATGCCCGCCATTTCCGGTTCTTCGCCGCCATCCTCCGCAAAAGAGGGCGACGTCAGCGGCTGGCCGGGTGCCACCGCAGCGCTACCGTTGCCCTTGTAGAACCATTCCGGCTGGACGCCCTTTTCGCCGGACCTCGGCTTGCCGCCCTCGAGCCCCATGCGGAACATCTTCATCGAGTCGGTCAGCGTCTCTTCCGCCGCCTCTGTCGTCTTCTTGTGCATGGCGTCGCGCGTCGCCGCCGAGCCGAGATGCGTCAGCCCGGTTCCGGTCAAATGGAGGTGCGCCGGATCGGGGTGGGTGATCGGCGGCAGCATCCGCCCCTCGGCATAGGCCTTTTCGAGATCGATGGCGTCGCCCAGTCCCTTGGCATCGATGACGTCCTTCAGGCTCCTGCCGCCGTTCGCCGCCTCCATGGCGAGCGCATAGACGCTTTCCGCGCCCTTGACGACGCGCGCCGTTTCACCGGGCACCCGCACTGCAACCGCGGTCGACCCGTCTTGCATTCTGACCTGAGAAATCAGCACGTTTCTGTCCTTCCTGAGTTCGATCCAGGCGACGCTCCTTCACGGCGAAGGCAACGCGCCACCTTCAGGGCGGCCTCGATGACCGCCCAGCTCCGGCAGCCTGGGCTGCCCTTTCACCTGCCGGGTAAGGCGGCCGACCGGACCTCCGATCAGGCCTTGCCTTTGTTCTTGTTGTAGACGTCGAAGAACACCGCTGCGAGCAGCACGAGACCCTTGATGAGCTGCTGGTAGTCGATCCCGATGCCCATGATCGACATGCCGTTGTTCATCACGCCCATGATGAAGGCGCCGATCACCGCGCCGGTGATCTTGCCGACGCCGCCCGAAGCCGACGCACCGCCGATGAAGCAGGCCGCGATCACGTCGAGCTCGAAGCCGACGCCGGCCTTCGGCGTCGCCGAGTTCAAGCGCGCGGTGATGATCATGCCGGCAAGTGCTGCGAGCACGCCCATGTTTACGAAGGCATAGAAGGTCAGTCGCTCCGTGTTGATGCCGGAGAGCTTGGCAGCCTTCTCATTGCCGCCCATCGCATAGACCCGGCGGCCGACGGTCGAGCGCGTCGTGATAAAGGTGTAGAGAGCGATCAGGACACCCATGACGACGAGAACATTGGGCAGGCCGCGATAGGTCGCGAGTTGGAAGCCGAGGAACAGCGCAACGATGGCGATCACCGCCATCTGTGTGGCGAAGAAGAAGAAAGGCTCGTTGTCGGTGCCGTGCTGCTCGTTGATCCGGCGATTGCGCAGGCCCGCATACATCGCGTAGCCAACGAGCAGGATAACCGCCACCAGCGCGACCATGTTCTTGATGACGTCCGGGCTCGGGTTCAGGAAGTAGAGGAAATCCGGAACGAACCCCGTCGAAAGAAGCTGGAATTCCTTCGGGAACGGGCCGATCGGGCGCCCGCCGAGCACCACATAGGTGAGTCCGCGGAAGACCAGCATGCCCGCAAGCGTCACGATAAAGGCGGGGATCTTCTGATAGGCGACCCAATAGCCCTGCGCCGCTCCCATGATGCCGCCGACGACGAGACAGGCGGGAATGACGACGAGAGCCGGCAGCCCCCATTTGACCAGCATGATGGCCGAGGCCGCGCCAATGAAGGCGACGATGGAGCCGACCGAGAGGTCGATATGGCCCGCCACGATGATCAGCAGCATGCCCAGCGCCATGATGACGATGAACGAGTTCTGCAGCACCAGGTTGGTGATGTTGACGGGTTTGAAGAGAACGCCGTTGGTCACGAACTGGAAGAACAGCATGATGATCACGAGCGCGACCAGAAGGCCGTACTCGCGGATGTTGTTCTTGAGGTAGTCACCGATCGACGGTTTGGTGGTGTGGGTGCTCGTATCGGCGACCATTAGTGTTTCTCCCCTGAACGCATGATGGCACGCATGATGGATTCCTGGCTGGCTTCTTCCTTGGAAAGCTCGGCCACGATGCGTCCCTCGTTCATGACGTAGATGCGATCGCAGGTTCCGAGCAGCTCCGGCATTTCCGACGAGATCATCAGGATGCCTTTGCCCTCGGCCGCGAGTTGATTGATGATGGTGTAGATTTCATACTTCGCGCCGATGTCGATGCCGCGCGTCGGCTCGTCGAGTATGAGGACTTCGGGATTGGTGAACAGCCACTTCGACAGCACGACCTTCTGCTGGTTGCCGCCCGACAGGTTCACTGCCTCCTGATAGATCGAGTGCGAACGGATGCGGAGCTTGGAGCGGTAGTCGGACGCGACCTTCGCCTCCTTGCGCTCGTCGATGACACCGTTCGCGGAAACCGCGCCGAGGTTCGAGAGCGTGGTGTTGTGCATGATGTTGTTGATCAGGACGAGACCGAGCTGTTTCCGGTCT is drawn from Sinorhizobium sojae CCBAU 05684 and contains these coding sequences:
- a CDS encoding DEAD/DEAH box helicase, with product MSNFKELGLSQEILATLAANGFEKPTPIQMQSIPLVLKGHDLIGLAQTGTGKTAAFGLPMIEKLLADGGRADPRNIRALVLAPTRELVNQIATNLKLFVRKTPLKIGVVVGGVSINRQTEQLARGVDILVATPGRLLDLVARKAVTLTQGRYLVLDEADQMLDLGFIHDLRKISKLVPKTRQTLLFSATMPKQIAELAHEYLTDPVKVEVTPPGKAADKIEQYVHFVPGKDLKTQILKQSLTANPDGLSLIFSRTKHGAEKLMKHLDHVGFKAASIHGNKSQSQRERALKAFRDGEIRVLVATDVAARGIDITGVTHVYNYDLPEVPDAYVHRIGRTARNGRDGIAIAFCAPDEIRLLRDIEKLTGIEIAVASGEAPADQARPSKGRGGRGNGQNRGNGGGPRQDKAPRQKRPAREAAVGFAGDELLLEDRPQKHARRDQRATGHGHHDGRAEGNRNHEAKKHHHGRPGPQDSRRGPSDGNRRQDVRRAGKGSRQA
- a CDS encoding DMT family transporter, which produces MLARLAPAVFVLLWSTGWVVAKYAAFFAEPLTFLAMRYSIAILLFIGFCAATGARWPRSWNMIGHAVISGVFLHGLYLGAIWWAIGEGVPAGISGIIAGLQPLMTAAVAPYLIGENITRVQRLGIVLGFSGIALAVLPKVLAIDTDINLFPVAVNVLGMGAVTYGTLYQKRHLQTGDIRAIATLQYAGALIVTVPLALMLEDMRVTWSVELVAALAWSVLGLSMGAIALLLYLIRRGQVSRAASLIYLVPPLAAVEAALLLGEALTWPMIVGTVIAVTGVYLTNRKSESEGASEGQTGKAAAA
- a CDS encoding GyrI-like domain-containing protein, with translation MEAKYEIAERPAQRITGRLWEGTFVDAADGAIHRLIAEAQEHRRRSHPKDHSALIGLAWDVRTDGFRYLVGYAGESRTTFADPEHLDLPAMRFATTMHRPEDGDVFVQYRKMFDWIAATGYAADTGHLHYREEYEAGFISPAASSLRLMVPIR
- a CDS encoding circularly permuted type 2 ATP-grasp protein; this encodes MMNADTSPRQPYSTYHEWYASQDRNRLIAKSKEAENIFRKTGITFAVYGHAESSEKLIPFDLIPRIISGREWRRLAQGIEQRVIALNAFLDDIYHKQEIIRAGRIPRELIEKNEAFLPQMIGIRPPGGVYTHIVGTDIVRTGEDQFYVLEDNARTPSGVSYMLENRETMMQMFPELFHQNRVRPVENYPYLLRQSLASLAPPGCAGRPRVAVLTPGIYNSAFYEHAFLADMMGVELVEGSDLRVIDGKVKMRTTRGYEAIDVLYRRVDDDFLDPLTFRPDSALGIPGIMDVYRAGNITIANAPGTGISDDKAIYSYMPEIVEFYTGRKPLLENVPTWRCSEPQSLKYVLEHLEELVVKEVHGSGGYGMLVGPTATKRERAAFAEKLKERPGNYIAQPTLSLSTVPILVNKGIAPRHVDLRPYVLVSDKVQIIPGGLTRVALKEGSLVVNSSQGGGTKDTWVLED
- a CDS encoding alpha-E domain-containing protein, coding for MLGRTANGLYWMFRYIERAENGARLIDAGLRMSLTRSEATEDDWEGVLQSAGVRELYDQVHDRLTSSDAIDFLLRDRANPSSVMSCIEAGRHNARMVRTALTRETWEATNECWIAMKESLARKVRPADMPEVIDGIKRRTGLIRGAFHGTMLRNEIFNFSRIGTFIERADNTARILDVKYYVLLPAVSAVGSSMDNVQWESILRSVSAHRAYGWVYDAELKPANIADFLISNGRMPRSLAYCYEKIASNLGYLAREYGEKHAAHETAEQTLTSLRSRSIKDIMDRGLHEYLEEFISHNNRLGQEITDGYRFYN
- a CDS encoding transglutaminase family protein translates to MYLKISHTTEYHYDQPVPYALQRLRLTPTSQPGQTVLNWRTLVEGAVVEVAYDDHFGNRTHLVSVDANRTSFRIEASGEVDTDDKAGVFGAHQSYVPLWLYLRETPLSKPGKRIRELAKSATGKTDLDRMHALMAMVHESVEYGTGETHVETRAEEALERGKGVCQDHAQILISAARTLGLPARYVSGYLMVEGHPEQTASHAWADVHLAGLGWVGFDAANKICPDDRYVRVASGLCYRDAAPVSGLFHGAARETLKVAVTVERQQQAQSQSQGNQSQTQSQ
- the araD gene encoding L-arabinonate dehydratase; this encodes MKKKAEWPRKLRSQDWFGGTGKNAIMHRSWMKNQGLPADTFDGRPIIGICNTWSELTPCNAHLRDLAERVKRGVYEAGGFPVEFPVFSTGESTLRPTAMMFRNLAAMDVEEAIRGNPVDGVVLLGGCDKTTPSLLMGAASVDIPAIVVSGGPMLNGKWRGKDVGSGTAVWQFSEMVKSGEMTLEEFMDAEQGMARSAGSCMTMGTASTMASMAEALGMTLSGNAAIPAVDARRRVISQLTGRRIVEMVKEDLKPSDILTKEAFENAIRVNGAVGGSTNAVLHLLALAGRVGVDLSLDDWDRLGRDVPTIVNLQPSGKYLMEEFYYAGGLPVVIKAVAEMGLLHNDAITVSGDTIWNDVKGVANYNEDVILPKEKALTKSGGIAVLRGNLAPRGAVLKPSAASPHLMQHKGRAVVFESIEDYHARINRDDLDIDENSIMVLKYCGPKGYPGMAEVGNMGLPPKVLKKGITDMIRISDARMSGTAYGTVILHTAPEAAEGGPLALVENGDIIEVDIPNRSLHLHVSNEELARRREAWVSPVTPLVGGYGGLYIKTVMQADTGADLDFLVGARGDRIPMDRDSH